A DNA window from Patescibacteria group bacterium contains the following coding sequences:
- the rpoB gene encoding DNA-directed RNA polymerase subunit beta produces MSQRTKPGERILPRKEASYEKLPNLIEIQTKSYEWFFKEGLRELLDEISPVEDFTNELYSLSFGDYYLDKPRIDEKTAREKNQTYKAPLRVKLSLLNKQTKEIKEGEVFLGDFPLMTGHGTFIINGVERCVVSQIVRSYGVLFTSEMINGRNYFGAKIIPNRGAWLELESNAKGVITVKVDRKRRIPITTFLRALGYGTNEEISALFADVDDAEEVRYIDATLAKDPAKNAEEGLVETYKRIRPGDLATPESAKSFIETMFYNPKRYDLGRVGRYKLNQRLAVDIKNTPENRVLRKDDFINVIKEIIRLNNTPGALPDDTDALKNRRIKAVGESVQGRVRVGLLRVERIIKDRMSVLDPADITPAALVNSRPIVAALQEFYSSSQLSQFMNQTNPLSELEHKRTLSATGPGGLSRERAGFEVRDVHESHYGRICPIESPEGPNIGLVSYMATYAKINEYGFMETPYRIAKVENGKVKVTDDIVYLDAGTEEKAIIAPASVEIDEKGYIKEDRVIVRRFGHPDTAPATQVQYMDISPRQIVSIATSLIPFVEHDDGARAMMGSNMQRQAVPLIQPDSPVVGTGVEKAAAHYSGQIVLAKNDGTVTKVSSRSISVKSAKGVEEEYSLDKFMRSNQGTLINQRPVVNVGDAVKADDVIADSSSTDHGELALGQNLLVSFMSWGGCNYEDAIIISNRLVRDHTLSSVHIEQYSIEVRDTKLGPEVLTRDIPNVSEEALSNLDEMGIIRVGAEVKSGDILVGKISPKGETELSSEEKLLRAIFGEKAKDVRDSSLRLPHGEYGKVVNVKVFSKENGDELPSGVYQMVEISVAQLRKISVGDKLAGRHGNKGVISVILPEEDMPYLPDGRPVDVILNPLGVISRMNVGQILETHLGLAALSGGYKIATPVFEGITWKEIQGRLKEQGLPEDGKVQLYDGETGEAFCHKSTVGIMYILKLHHLVDDKMHARSVGPYSMITQQPLGGKAQFGGQRFGEMEVWALEAYGAAHTLQEMLTIKSDDIVGRSRIYESIIKGEKIQKPIIPEAFNVMVKELQSLCLDVDLISTKEEAQILENRPVEKPTEVAAPVNTVYEIDETDDVDDLDDEEKFDETLTEIASEQTQAEDDIVFDEEKDEAPEEEEIA; encoded by the coding sequence ATGTCACAAAGAACCAAGCCAGGCGAGAGAATTTTGCCGAGAAAAGAAGCTTCTTACGAGAAATTGCCAAATCTAATCGAGATTCAGACCAAGTCTTACGAATGGTTCTTCAAAGAGGGTCTACGCGAGCTCCTTGATGAAATTTCACCAGTCGAAGATTTCACCAACGAACTCTACTCCCTATCATTTGGCGACTATTATCTCGATAAGCCAAGAATTGATGAGAAAACAGCACGAGAGAAGAATCAGACCTACAAGGCTCCTCTTCGTGTCAAGTTGTCATTACTCAACAAGCAAACCAAAGAAATCAAAGAGGGCGAAGTATTCTTGGGTGATTTTCCACTCATGACCGGTCACGGTACTTTCATCATCAATGGTGTCGAGCGTTGTGTCGTATCTCAAATTGTTCGCTCCTACGGTGTACTTTTCACCTCAGAGATGATCAACGGCCGCAACTATTTCGGTGCCAAAATCATCCCAAATCGCGGCGCTTGGCTCGAGCTTGAATCAAACGCTAAGGGCGTAATCACTGTCAAAGTTGATCGCAAGCGCCGAATCCCAATTACTACTTTCCTCCGTGCGCTCGGATATGGCACCAACGAAGAAATCTCAGCTTTGTTTGCCGATGTCGATGACGCCGAAGAGGTACGATATATCGACGCTACATTGGCCAAAGACCCAGCCAAAAATGCAGAAGAAGGCCTAGTCGAAACATACAAGAGAATCCGACCAGGTGATTTGGCAACTCCAGAATCAGCCAAATCTTTCATCGAAACAATGTTCTACAACCCAAAACGCTATGATTTGGGCCGAGTAGGACGATACAAATTGAATCAGAGACTCGCAGTTGATATCAAAAATACTCCAGAAAACAGAGTTCTGCGCAAAGATGACTTCATCAATGTGATCAAAGAAATTATCAGACTCAACAATACTCCAGGTGCTCTCCCAGACGATACAGACGCTCTCAAGAATCGTCGTATCAAGGCCGTTGGCGAATCAGTCCAAGGTCGTGTTCGTGTCGGGTTGCTCAGAGTTGAGCGTATTATCAAAGACAGAATGAGTGTTTTGGATCCTGCTGATATTACTCCAGCCGCACTTGTAAACTCTCGCCCAATTGTTGCTGCTCTCCAAGAGTTTTACTCTTCATCTCAGCTTTCACAGTTCATGAACCAGACCAATCCACTTTCAGAGCTCGAGCACAAACGTACTCTCTCAGCTACTGGCCCAGGCGGTCTTTCTCGAGAACGTGCTGGCTTCGAAGTTCGTGATGTTCATGAATCTCACTACGGTCGTATCTGTCCTATCGAGTCGCCAGAAGGTCCAAACATTGGTCTCGTTTCCTACATGGCCACTTATGCCAAGATCAACGAATACGGATTTATGGAAACCCCATATCGTATTGCCAAGGTTGAAAACGGCAAGGTCAAGGTTACTGACGATATTGTTTATCTCGATGCCGGAACCGAAGAAAAGGCGATTATCGCCCCAGCTTCTGTCGAAATCGATGAAAAAGGCTATATTAAAGAGGATAGAGTCATTGTCCGCCGTTTTGGTCATCCAGATACTGCTCCTGCTACGCAAGTCCAGTACATGGATATTAGCCCAAGACAGATTGTGTCTATCGCCACTTCACTTATTCCTTTCGTAGAGCATGATGATGGCGCTCGTGCCATGATGGGCTCAAACATGCAACGTCAAGCTGTGCCTTTGATTCAGCCAGACTCTCCAGTTGTCGGTACCGGCGTAGAGAAGGCAGCTGCTCATTATTCTGGCCAGATCGTTCTCGCCAAAAATGATGGTACAGTTACCAAAGTTTCTTCTCGCTCTATCAGTGTCAAATCAGCTAAGGGTGTCGAAGAAGAATATTCACTTGATAAATTCATGCGCTCGAACCAGGGCACATTGATCAATCAACGCCCAGTTGTGAACGTTGGTGACGCAGTCAAAGCTGATGACGTCATTGCAGACTCATCTTCTACTGACCACGGTGAGCTTGCTCTTGGCCAAAACCTTCTCGTTTCTTTCATGTCATGGGGTGGTTGCAACTACGAGGATGCTATCATCATCTCCAACAGACTTGTCAGAGATCATACTTTGTCATCAGTTCATATCGAACAATATTCGATCGAAGTTCGCGACACCAAGCTAGGGCCTGAGGTTCTAACTCGGGACATCCCAAATGTTTCCGAAGAAGCTCTCTCAAACCTTGATGAAATGGGTATTATCCGAGTTGGCGCTGAGGTCAAATCAGGCGACATCCTGGTCGGCAAGATTTCTCCAAAAGGTGAAACCGAGCTTTCTAGTGAGGAAAAACTTCTTCGCGCAATCTTCGGCGAAAAAGCCAAAGACGTTCGTGACTCATCTCTCAGATTACCTCATGGTGAATACGGCAAAGTCGTAAACGTCAAAGTATTTTCGAAGGAAAACGGCGACGAGCTTCCATCTGGTGTATATCAAATGGTTGAAATCTCAGTTGCTCAGCTTCGCAAAATCTCAGTTGGTGACAAGCTTGCTGGTCGACATGGTAACAAAGGTGTTATCTCAGTCATCCTCCCAGAAGAAGATATGCCTTACTTGCCAGACGGTCGCCCAGTCGATGTAATTCTAAACCCACTTGGTGTTATCTCACGTATGAATGTAGGTCAGATCCTGGAAACTCATTTGGGTCTTGCCGCACTTTCAGGTGGCTACAAAATCGCTACCCCAGTATTCGAAGGTATCACTTGGAAAGAAATCCAGGGTAGATTGAAGGAACAGGGCTTGCCAGAAGATGGTAAAGTCCAGCTCTACGACGGTGAAACTGGTGAGGCATTCTGCCACAAATCAACCGTTGGCATCATGTATATTTTGAAACTTCATCACTTGGTTGACGACAAGATGCACGCACGTTCTGTTGGACCTTACTCTATGATTACTCAGCAGCCACTTGGTGGCAAAGCTCAATTCGGTGGTCAGAGATTTGGTGAGATGGAAGTTTGGGCTCTTGAAGCTTACGGTGCCGCTCACACACTTCAGGAAATGCTCACGATCAAATCAGACGATATTGTCGGACGAAGTCGAATTTACGAATCAATTATCAAGGGCGAGAAGATTCAAAAACCAATTATTCCAGAAGCCTTCAATGTTATGGTCAAGGAACTTCAGAGCTTGTGTCTTGATGTTGACCTTATCAGCACCAAAGAAGAGGCTCAAATCCTTGAGAACAGACCAGTCGAGAAACCAACAGAAGTCGCCGCTCCAGTAAATACAGTTTATGAAATTGACGAAACTGACGACGTTGATGATCTCGATGACGAAGAGAAATTTGATGAAACTTTGACTGAGATTGCTTCAGAACAGACTCAAGCTGAGGACGACATCGTCTTCGACGAAGAGAAGGATGAAGCGCCAGAAGAAGAGGAAATCGCCTAG
- a CDS encoding type II secretion system protein yields MQKRRGFTLIELLVVVAIIGILATVVVVNLTNAQKKARDATRVANLKSIEIALTMYHTEKNSYPTGPAANASTCDAWGSYTPGAMIPGLIPTYLPALPQDPKYDKSASLYCYIYIGTTTNDYAMLLHYGHDGKSEINWVAQPSLLDTARDCGSTTHCGDTPESLVDNPVDQLPSTYTNANFHSWKVYSPGGIRW; encoded by the coding sequence ATGCAAAAGAGGAGGGGTTTTACTCTAATCGAGTTGTTGGTGGTAGTCGCTATCATCGGTATTTTGGCGACGGTGGTGGTGGTGAATCTGACCAACGCGCAAAAGAAGGCCAGGGATGCGACGAGAGTAGCAAATCTTAAGTCTATTGAGATTGCACTAACAATGTATCATACAGAGAAGAATAGTTACCCCACGGGCCCTGCCGCCAATGCATCGACCTGCGATGCCTGGGGCTCCTATACTCCAGGAGCGATGATACCTGGATTGATCCCTACATATCTCCCCGCATTACCGCAAGATCCTAAGTACGACAAGAGCGCAAGCTTGTACTGCTATATCTATATTGGCACCACCACGAATGATTATGCGATGCTTCTGCACTACGGCCATGATGGGAAATCTGAGATCAATTGGGTCGCACAGCCAAGCTTGCTTGACACAGCCCGAGATTGCGGTTCCACTACGCACTGTGGTGACACTCCAGAATCACTTGTGGACAATCCAGTAGACCAGTTGCCATCAACGTATACGAATGCCAATTTTCATTCTTGGAAAGTTTATTCCCCAGGTGGCATAAGATGGTAA
- the obgE gene encoding GTPase ObgE, with product MFIDEVEIYVKAGKGGNGVVSFRREKFIPEGGPDGGDGGRGGDILIEVDSGIHGLSEYNRQKKFLAPDGEKGMGKNKHGKNAVDLILKVPAGTQIFEKDELIADMIGDDQKITIVSGGNGGWGNQHFATSIKQAPAWAKDGMRGEGKKLKLIWKTIADIGVIGLPNAGKSTLLSVLTSAHPKIADYPFTTLEPNLGTFIDRETRIIIADIPGLIEGASLGRGLGDRFLRHVERTKILIHILDAASLDLTADYKTIRNELKAFSKEMLNKKEIVVLNKIDTVSPDKVKEDVRELKKKKISPIVISAATHEGLEALTQRIKLEVSEFNRA from the coding sequence TTGTTTATAGACGAAGTAGAAATCTATGTGAAGGCAGGCAAGGGCGGCAACGGCGTCGTTTCTTTTCGTCGTGAGAAGTTTATTCCCGAAGGCGGTCCTGACGGCGGCGATGGCGGTCGTGGCGGCGATATCCTTATCGAAGTCGATTCTGGAATCCATGGGCTCTCTGAATACAACAGACAAAAGAAATTTCTCGCACCTGATGGCGAAAAGGGGATGGGCAAAAACAAACATGGCAAAAATGCTGTTGATCTAATACTCAAGGTTCCTGCTGGCACTCAGATCTTCGAAAAAGACGAATTGATTGCCGATATGATCGGTGACGATCAGAAAATCACAATTGTTTCTGGCGGCAACGGTGGCTGGGGCAACCAGCATTTCGCAACATCGATCAAACAGGCTCCAGCCTGGGCCAAAGATGGTATGCGAGGCGAGGGCAAGAAACTAAAACTTATCTGGAAGACAATCGCTGATATTGGAGTGATTGGTCTTCCAAACGCTGGCAAATCAACTCTACTTTCCGTTCTGACAAGTGCTCACCCCAAAATTGCTGATTACCCATTTACCACATTAGAGCCAAACCTAGGCACATTTATCGACCGCGAAACACGAATTATCATTGCCGACATTCCAGGTTTGATCGAGGGTGCTTCTTTGGGTAGGGGACTGGGGGACAGATTTCTCCGTCATGTTGAGAGAACCAAAATTTTGATACATATCTTGGATGCCGCTTCTCTTGATTTGACAGCTGATTACAAAACTATTCGAAATGAACTCAAAGCTTTTTCCAAAGAAATGCTGAACAAGAAAGAAATTGTTGTCTTGAATAAAATCGATACCGTTTCTCCAGATAAGGTCAAGGAAGACGTTAGGGAGCTCAAGAAAAAGAAGATCTCTCCAATCGTGATTTCTGCCGCAACCCATGAAGGCTTGGAGGCGCTAACACAACGGATCAAACTCGAGGTCTCGGAATTTAATCGAGCCTAA
- a CDS encoding LysM peptidoglycan-binding domain-containing M23 family metallopeptidase: protein MALILQDEPPSSQETKETKQKIEFISNTGKMISECVDAVGSKTGQARGFFNAIAQAISNSVQAFLSNKFLPHFALVALLLLVTLSNFNETARADTLQDKLVAVGPEDEITLASSVDSYTVLLQNDGILIDKSNMALSSKDGFVGNIAPLDTQITARIEPLPDNSGSEIAYIIRPGDTLTVLAWKFNLKLTTLKYVNDIDNVNAIKPGMRLKVPKKGDDTSATLIAQKAKAKQALVAAATRNTVARQSTSSRTYSGDYQGGDSNLSVPVAYSYISRGVGRSHTGIDYVVSVGTPVRSAASGVVIQVSTGWSGGYGNEIVVSHGNGVATRYAHLSQISVSPGDSVSAGETIGLSGNSGRSTGPHLHFEKIVDGHWVYFDLR from the coding sequence ATGGCCTTGATTTTACAAGACGAGCCTCCTTCGTCGCAAGAGACGAAAGAGACTAAACAAAAAATTGAATTTATATCAAATACCGGCAAGATGATATCTGAATGCGTTGATGCTGTGGGAAGCAAAACAGGTCAAGCAAGAGGATTCTTCAATGCGATCGCACAGGCGATAAGCAACTCAGTTCAGGCGTTCCTTTCTAATAAATTTCTACCTCACTTTGCTTTGGTGGCCCTTTTGTTGCTCGTGACATTGTCTAATTTTAATGAAACGGCCAGAGCTGACACTCTTCAAGATAAGCTTGTCGCGGTTGGTCCCGAAGATGAAATTACTTTGGCTAGTTCGGTAGATTCATACACTGTTTTATTGCAAAATGATGGCATATTAATCGACAAAAGTAACATGGCCCTATCCTCGAAAGACGGCTTTGTCGGAAATATCGCCCCCTTAGACACACAAATCACAGCGAGAATTGAGCCGCTTCCAGATAATTCAGGCTCAGAAATCGCCTACATCATCAGACCTGGCGACACGCTAACTGTGTTGGCTTGGAAATTTAATCTCAAACTTACAACCTTGAAATACGTGAACGATATTGACAACGTCAACGCGATCAAGCCAGGTATGAGACTCAAGGTGCCGAAAAAGGGCGACGATACATCGGCAACCCTTATCGCACAGAAGGCTAAGGCGAAGCAAGCCCTAGTTGCTGCCGCGACTCGAAATACTGTGGCCAGACAATCGACCTCAAGCAGAACATACAGCGGAGACTATCAGGGAGGTGATTCCAACCTTTCTGTGCCAGTGGCTTATTCATATATTTCTCGCGGTGTCGGGCGTAGCCATACTGGGATCGATTACGTTGTTAGTGTCGGCACACCTGTTCGCTCAGCGGCAAGCGGTGTCGTGATTCAGGTCTCAACTGGCTGGTCTGGCGGCTATGGAAACGAAATTGTCGTTTCGCACGGTAATGGCGTCGCCACTCGTTACGCGCATTTGAGCCAGATTAGCGTTAGTCCAGGCGATAGTGTCTCTGCTGGCGAAACTATCGGCCTCTCAGGCAATTCCGGCCGCTCTACCGGCCCGCATCTTCATTTTGAAAAGATTGTCGATGGCCACTGGGTTTATTTCGATCTCAGGTAG
- a CDS encoding CdaR family protein: protein MMKHLTKNWVVKLVCLVLASIFWIYVSISQNMVTKLPGSIKIKAINISDSYAASFDQKTVEISVKAKSSVWQTLTADSFTASVDLAGLPSGTHELSVNVFTMLPDVQVVSKTPSRITVSIEPVVSKDFTISPKLVGETASGMVVGGVSFATNTVRVKGAKSAIESVVEVGATINLAGESGNFSKDATLGAYDSDGKVVSGLTFDLTKVLAEVTVVRGSNIKTVGIKPKITGALKSGYFISGITTSPEIVDISGVKDVISSTKYLETLVIDVSGVADNIDRETNIQLPNGVALQGGVSTKVSVSITVDFIQGNREVKVLSSSFMPKNLGSYSVESYSVPEVALTVKGQTDSVVAASAYGITFDFAGKTLRTGDFTFEVNQDNISLPQGVTLVSFLPKSVTVRLRNN from the coding sequence ATGATGAAACACCTGACTAAAAACTGGGTTGTCAAATTAGTTTGCCTGGTCCTGGCATCAATTTTCTGGATCTATGTTTCAATCAGCCAAAACATGGTGACAAAATTACCCGGCAGCATCAAAATCAAAGCCATAAACATCAGCGATAGCTACGCCGCCTCCTTCGACCAGAAAACAGTCGAGATAAGCGTCAAGGCCAAATCAAGTGTTTGGCAAACTCTCACGGCTGACTCTTTCACCGCCAGTGTTGACTTGGCTGGGTTGCCATCTGGCACGCACGAACTTTCGGTCAATGTCTTCACGATGTTGCCTGATGTTCAGGTAGTGTCCAAGACCCCGAGCCGCATAACAGTCAGCATCGAGCCAGTTGTGTCCAAGGATTTCACTATAAGCCCCAAACTGGTCGGTGAAACGGCGAGCGGTATGGTTGTGGGTGGGGTTTCATTTGCGACCAACACAGTAAGGGTCAAGGGAGCCAAGAGCGCAATAGAAAGTGTCGTAGAAGTGGGTGCGACTATCAATCTGGCTGGCGAGAGTGGAAATTTCTCGAAGGATGCTACGCTTGGTGCGTATGATAGTGATGGCAAGGTAGTTTCAGGCCTCACTTTCGATCTAACCAAAGTTCTTGCTGAAGTCACCGTTGTCAGGGGATCCAATATCAAAACTGTCGGTATCAAGCCCAAAATCACTGGCGCTCTCAAATCGGGATACTTCATCTCTGGCATTACTACGAGTCCCGAAATTGTTGATATCTCTGGAGTCAAAGATGTGATTTCCTCCACAAAATATTTGGAAACTCTAGTTATCGACGTTAGCGGGGTAGCTGACAATATCGACCGTGAGACGAATATCCAATTGCCAAACGGCGTGGCGCTTCAGGGTGGGGTTTCGACCAAGGTCAGCGTGAGTATTACCGTTGATTTCATCCAGGGTAATCGCGAAGTCAAGGTTTTGTCATCTAGTTTCATGCCAAAGAATTTGGGTAGCTACTCTGTCGAATCATATTCTGTTCCCGAAGTCGCTTTGACGGTGAAGGGCCAGACAGACTCTGTTGTAGCCGCCAGCGCCTACGGCATAACATTTGATTTCGCTGGCAAGACGCTCCGAACTGGGGATTTTACCTTCGAAGTTAATCAGGACAACATCTCTCTGCCACAGGGGGTGACACTAGTCTCATTTCTGCCAAAAAGTGTCACGGTCCGACTCCGCAATAACTAA
- the cdaA gene encoding diadenylate cyclase CdaA: MGDAGGKILGAATNSMSVLDSLKGFLRPLTIIDIVIVAIVIYWIYLFLKETRAMRILYGLFFLLAIMAVGRILNLTLLNWILQYFMAMLVVAIPIVFQPELRTALERLGRTKFLSDSIFGKGSFSKIIDEVMLAVSILAKQKIGALIIIQRQTGLREYIEKGTPVEANVSKDILLSIFYPKSPLHDGAVIIVDDKIVSARSVLPVSENYVNSSYGTRHKAALGITEDSDALAVVVSEESGIVSLAVGGKIERRIPEDRLRNRLIALMRQNKTNIE, from the coding sequence TTGGGCGATGCGGGAGGGAAAATACTAGGAGCGGCAACGAACTCGATGTCGGTTTTGGACAGCTTGAAGGGCTTCCTGCGGCCGCTTACAATTATTGATATCGTAATTGTCGCAATTGTCATATATTGGATCTATTTGTTTCTGAAGGAAACACGGGCCATGAGGATACTCTACGGTCTTTTTTTCTTGCTAGCGATTATGGCCGTAGGTAGAATTCTCAATCTGACACTGCTTAATTGGATACTTCAATATTTCATGGCGATGCTGGTAGTCGCGATTCCAATCGTATTCCAACCCGAACTTCGTACTGCTCTAGAGAGACTGGGCCGTACCAAATTCCTAAGCGATTCCATCTTCGGGAAGGGCAGTTTTAGCAAAATTATCGATGAAGTTATGCTCGCGGTCTCTATTTTGGCCAAGCAAAAAATCGGTGCCCTCATTATTATCCAGCGTCAGACGGGATTGCGTGAATATATTGAGAAGGGGACACCAGTTGAGGCCAACGTCTCGAAGGATATCTTGCTTTCAATATTTTATCCGAAATCTCCGCTTCACGACGGAGCAGTCATAATTGTTGACGACAAAATTGTTTCTGCCAGATCGGTTCTGCCGGTTAGCGAAAATTATGTCAACAGCTCATATGGCACCAGGCACAAGGCTGCCCTTGGTATTACCGAAGATTCAGACGCACTGGCTGTCGTGGTGTCGGAAGAGTCTGGGATAGTTTCATTGGCCGTTGGCGGGAAGATCGAGAGAAGAATCCCAGAAGACAGACTGCGCAATCGCCTGATCGCGTTGATGAGACAAAATAAAACAAACATCGAATGA
- the infB gene encoding translation initiation factor IF-2 has protein sequence MVEDKKTIEIGDVVTVKSFAEKADLPVTAVISQLMKSGVLANINETIDFDTASIIGDDLGLKVVKEGISKKTFEKSPSEVTSRNLVPRPPVVTIMGHVDHGKTTLLDQIRKAHVASGESGGITQHISAYQVQLTETKNKEIKNKTITFIDTPGHAAFSAMRLHGTAITDIVVLIVAANDGIMPQTKEVIEQAKESNVPVIVAINKVDLPDADPMKVKQQLSEFELVPEEWGGKTIMVEISAKLGTGVDNLLEMILLQAELMELKASVEDKAVGVVIESHMEKGAGAMASVLIENGTLVQGEPISIGSVYGKVRILEDFFGRAIKSAGPSTPVRIAGLKSLPDFGDKLIAFDNEKEAKENAAKAKENKPQVNIATAKRIGGSEEAPNDYYELRLIVRSDVVGSLEALKKMLAEIRGDDYGIKIISEGVGAVSESDVTLAKATHSIIMSFRVGALGAAKRIAEKEGIRISTFQVIYELIDNAKTELSDLLPPEIIEEELGTGKILGIFRDDRKGFVAGGNVLSGRIVVGDEIKFLQNKHEKYKAKVLSLRREKSEAKEVESGSECGFGLPAMANVAVGDEFIVFKTIHKKREIA, from the coding sequence ATGGTTGAAGACAAAAAAACAATAGAAATCGGCGATGTAGTAACAGTCAAAAGTTTTGCTGAGAAAGCAGATTTGCCTGTAACGGCCGTGATATCCCAGCTCATGAAGAGTGGCGTTTTGGCGAATATTAATGAGACTATTGATTTTGATACTGCTTCAATCATCGGAGATGATCTTGGGCTCAAAGTTGTCAAAGAGGGCATATCCAAGAAAACATTTGAAAAGTCCCCCTCGGAAGTTACTTCACGAAATTTAGTTCCTCGTCCGCCAGTAGTCACGATTATGGGCCATGTTGATCACGGCAAAACAACTCTTTTGGACCAAATCCGAAAAGCTCATGTCGCGTCCGGCGAATCTGGCGGTATTACCCAGCATATTTCTGCATACCAGGTTCAACTTACTGAGACCAAGAATAAAGAAATCAAGAACAAAACCATTACATTCATCGATACTCCAGGTCACGCCGCTTTCTCGGCAATGCGCTTACATGGAACTGCTATCACCGACATCGTTGTCCTGATCGTAGCCGCCAACGACGGCATCATGCCGCAAACCAAAGAAGTAATCGAGCAAGCCAAGGAAAGTAATGTTCCGGTTATAGTAGCTATCAACAAAGTCGATCTTCCTGATGCTGATCCGATGAAAGTAAAACAGCAACTTTCCGAATTTGAACTAGTCCCTGAGGAGTGGGGCGGCAAAACGATCATGGTAGAAATTTCAGCTAAACTGGGTACAGGAGTCGATAATCTTCTCGAAATGATCTTGCTTCAAGCCGAATTGATGGAGTTAAAAGCCTCTGTCGAGGACAAGGCGGTCGGCGTTGTGATCGAATCTCACATGGAAAAAGGAGCAGGCGCTATGGCCTCAGTACTGATTGAAAACGGTACTCTAGTACAGGGCGAACCAATATCGATCGGCTCAGTTTACGGCAAAGTCAGAATTCTCGAGGACTTCTTCGGCAGAGCGATCAAATCGGCTGGCCCAAGTACACCGGTCCGAATCGCAGGCCTCAAGTCTCTGCCTGATTTTGGCGACAAACTGATCGCATTCGACAACGAAAAAGAGGCGAAGGAAAACGCTGCCAAAGCAAAAGAGAATAAACCTCAGGTAAATATTGCAACTGCCAAGAGAATCGGTGGGTCCGAAGAGGCGCCAAATGATTACTATGAGCTAAGACTTATCGTCAGAAGCGATGTAGTCGGTTCTCTGGAGGCGCTCAAGAAAATGCTGGCCGAAATTCGTGGCGACGATTACGGCATCAAGATTATTTCTGAAGGTGTCGGCGCCGTTAGTGAATCAGATGTCACTTTGGCCAAAGCAACTCATTCTATTATTATGTCATTCCGTGTCGGCGCGTTAGGTGCAGCCAAGCGAATTGCAGAAAAAGAGGGTATCAGGATTAGCACCTTCCAGGTGATTTACGAACTTATTGACAATGCCAAAACCGAGCTTTCCGATCTATTGCCACCGGAAATCATCGAGGAAGAACTCGGAACTGGCAAGATTCTTGGGATCTTCAGAGACGACAGAAAAGGATTTGTAGCAGGCGGAAACGTGCTTTCTGGCCGGATTGTGGTAGGGGATGAAATCAAATTTTTGCAAAATAAACATGAGAAATATAAGGCGAAGGTTCTCTCTCTTCGCCGTGAAAAATCAGAAGCGAAGGAAGTCGAATCTGGCTCAGAGTGTGGTTTTGGCCTACCAGCTATGGCAAACGTAGCAGTAGGGGATGAATTTATTGTTTTCAAAACGATTCACAAAAAAAGAGAAATTGCCTGA